The genomic DNA GGCCCTTGCGGGAGTTGTAGTTGGTGAAGAAGACGAAGCCCCGGGCGTCGTACTTCTTCAGCAGCACCGTGCGGGAGGACGGACGGCCGTCGGGGGTGGCGGTGGAGACCACCATGGCGTTCGGCTCGTAGACCATTCCACCTGCGGCGATCTGCCGGAACCAGTGGGCGAACTGATGCATGGGGTCGGCGGCGAGCGTGTCCTCGGTGAAGGCCTCGGAGCGGTACTGCTCGCGCATCGCCGCCGGATCGGTGGTGGAATCGGAAGGGGAATCTGCGGTGGGCACGGGATCATCCTGCCGCAGCGGCCCAGTTTGCCCGGCGAGGAGGGGTGTCAACCGCGCATCGGTAATGCCGGGGGCTGTGCGGGATGTCACGCTTCCCCGCGTCGTGGGAACCCGCCAATATCTTGGGGCAGGCCACTGTGGCCTCCGTACAGCCGCCGATTCGAGGGAGCCGCATGATGTCCGACTTCGTACCCGGGCTCGAGGGAGTCATCGCGTTCGAGACGGAGATCGCCGAACCCGACAAGGAGGGCGGTTCGCTCCGCTACCGCGGGGTCGACATCGAGGATCTCGTCGGGCACGTGTCGTTCGGGAACGTGTGGGGTCTGCTGGTCGACGGGGCGTTCAACCCCGGTCTGCCGCCCGCCGAGCCGTTCCCGATCCCGGTCCACTCGGGTGACATCCGGGTCGATGTGCAGTCCGCGCTGGCGATGCTGGCGCCGGTGTGGGGTCTGAAGCCGCTGCTCGACATCGACGAGGAGACCGCGCGCAACGATCTGGCGCGGGCCGCCGTGATGGCACTGTCGTACGTCGCCCAGTCGGCGCGCGGTCAGGGGCTGCCGATGGTTCCGCAGAGCGAGATCGACAAGGCGCAGTCCGTCGTCGAGCGGTTCATGATCCGCTGGCGCGGTGAGCCTGACCCGAAGCATGTGAAGGCCGTCGACGCGTACTGGACGTCGGCCGCCGAGCACGGCATGAACGCCTCCACGTTCACCGCGCGGGTCATCGCCTCGACGGGCGCCGATGTGGCGGCGGCGCTGTCCGGCGCGGTGGGTGCGATGTCGGGGCCGCTGCACGGTGGTGCGCCGTCCCGGGTCCTCGGGATGATCGAGGAGATCGAGCGGACCGGCGACGCGACCGCGTATGTGAAGAAGGCCCTGGACAAGGGTGAGCGGCTGATGGGCTTCGGGCACCGGGTGTACCGGGCGGAGGACCCGCGGGCGCGGGTGCTGCGGCGGACGGCGAAGGAGCTGGGCGCGCCGCGGTTCGAGGTGGCGGAGGCGCTGGAGAAGGCCGCGCTGGAGGAGCTGCACGCGCGTCGTCCGGACCGGGTGCTGGCGACGAACGTGGAGTTCTGGGCGGCGATCATGCTGGACTTCGCGGAGGTTCCGGCGCACATGTTCACGTCGATGTTCACGTGTGCGCGTACGGCGGGCTGGTCGGCGCACATTCTGGAGCAGAAGCGGACGGGCCGGCTGGTGCGGCCGTCGGCGAGGTATGTCGGGCCGGGGCCGCGCAACCCCCGGGAGATCGAGGGGTACGGCGACATCACCGGGTGAGCCGCCGGTGTCGGACGGGCGCGGTGTCCCATGTCGGGCGCCGCGCCCTTCGCGTCCGGTCGGACCCGGTGCGGAAGCGGTGGTCCGGGCCGTCCCCGGCGGGCAGCCCAGGCTGACGTATGCCGGGGAGGGGCTGCTCCGGGGCTCAGTTCAGTGCGTCGTCCAGCAGGGCCGCCCACTGTGCGACGACCCTCTGCCGCCGAGCGGTGTCGTCCGTCAGTACGTTGGCCAGGCCGAGGCCGCGGGCCATGTCGAGGAGGCCCTGGACGGTTTCTCGGGTGCCGGGGCGGGATTCGTCGGCCTTCAGGAGTTCGACGGCGATGCGGTGGGTCTCGCGGCCTACGCGGGCTTCGAGTTCGCTGACGCGGGGGTGCAGAGACGCCTCGTTCGAGGCGGCGACCCAGAGCTGGAGTGCGGCGCGGAACAGCGGTCCTGTGTAGAGGTCGACGAGGGCCGCGACGACGGCTGCGCGGCCTTGGACGGGCAGGGTGCGCAGGGCGGCGGAGCGTTCCTCGGCGACGTATTCGACGGCTGCGGTGAACAGGTCCTCGCGGGTGGGGAAGTGGTGCTGGGCGGCGCCGCGCGATACGCCGGCGCGTTCGGCGACGACCGAGACCGTGGAGCCTGCCCAGCCGTGTTCGGCGAGGCAGGCGACCGCGGCTTCGAGCAGCCGTCGGCGGGTGGCGCGGCTGCGGTCCTGCTTGGGGGTCCTGTCGGTGGGGGGCGTCACAACACCCATGCGGGGTCCCGTCGTTCGAGGAAGGCCGTCATCCCTTCCCGTGCCTCGGCGGAGGCGAAGAGTGCTGCCGAGCGGGCGATGAGGTCTTCGGCGTACTGGTCGAAACTTTCCCGCACAGTAGCTGTGACCAGCTCCTTCGATGCTGCCAGCCCCTGTGGTGAGGCTCGGCGCAGTCCGTCCAGTACGGGTGTGAGCGCCTTGTCCACGTCGTCGGCGGCGAGGGTGATCAGGGAGATCCGGGCGGCTTCGGCAGCGTCGAAGCGTTCTCCGGTGAGGTAGTAGCGGGCGGCGGCGCGTGGGTCGGTGCGGGGCAGCAGGGGCAGGGAGATCACGGCGGGGGCGAGGCCGAGCCGGGATTCGGTGAGGGCGAAGGTGGATGCTGGTCCGGCGGCGGATATGTCGCAGGCGGCGAGGAGTCCGAGGCCGCCCGCCCGGACGTGTCCGTCGACGCGGGCCACCACGGGTTTGGGCAGGGTGACGATCTCCCGCATCAGGGCGACGAACGCTTCCGGGTCGGGGGGTGCGCCGAGGTCCGCACCGGCGCAGAACGTGTTGCCCGTGTGGGTGAGGACCACGGCCCGTACGGTGTCGTCCTCGCCGTATCGGGCGAGGGTTTCGCGGAGTTCGGCGACGAGCCGCGCGGAGAGTGCGTTGCGGTTCGTCTGCGAGTCCATCCGTACGGTGGCGATGCCACGTTCTCGGCCGGTGCGGACCAGTTTCATGCTTCTGTCGCCTTCTCGATGACTGCTTCGTCGGTGCTCTCCCGGTCGCGCAGTTCGCGCCGGAGGATCTTTCCGGAGGTGGCGCGGGGTACGGCGCCGATGAATTCGACCCGCCGGATCTTCTTGTACGGGGAGACGCGCTCGGCGACGTACGCCATGACGTCGTCGGCGGTGAGGTCGTCGGGGGCGACTCCCGCCTGCCGGACGAGATACGCCTTGGGGACTTCGTTGCCGTCGGTGTCGTACACACCGATGACGGCGGCGTCCGCGATCGACGGGTGGCCGAGCAGCAGGGCTTCGAGTTCGGCGGGGGCGACCTGGTAGCCCTTGTACTTGATGAGTTCCTTGACCCGGTCGACGACGTGGAGCCAGCCGTCGGCGTCGACGCGGCCGATGTCTCCGGTGTGCACCCAGCCGTCGGCGTCGATCATGTCGGCGGTGGCCTCGGGCCGGCCGAGGTAGCCCTTCATCACCTGTGGGCCGCGGATGAGTATCTCGCCGTCGGTGTCGATGCCGGCGTCGCGGTCCGGGTCGTCGAGGGAGACGATCCGCATCTCGGTGCCCGGCAGGAGTTTGCCGACGGCGCCCGGTGGCGGGTTCTCGGCGGCGAGCGGGACGACGTGGGTGCCGGGCGAGAGTTCCGTCATGCCGTACGCCTGCCGTACCGGCGGCAGTCCGAGGCGCCGGGAGCAGGCGGCGGCGAGTCCTGCGTCGAGCGGGGCGGCGGCGCTGACGATGTACTCCAGCGAGGACAGGTCGTACTGGGCGACGGCCGGGTGTTTGGCGAGGGCCAGGACGATCGGCGGGGCCACGTACAGTCCGCTGATCCGGTGCTTCTCGATCGCGGTGAGGAATTGGGCGAGGTCGAAGCGCGGCAGGACGACGACGGTGGCACCGAGCCGCAGCGGGGCGTTCATCAGGGCGGTCAGCCCGTAGATGTGGAAGAACGGGAGGACGGCGAGGATCCGGTGGCCGGGGCGCATCGGGATGAACGGCCGCAGCTGCTCCAGGTTGGTGGCCATGGAGCGGTGGGTGAGCATGACGCCCTTGGGTGTGCCGGTGGTACCGGAGGAGTACGGCAGCGCGGCGATGTCCTCGGCCGGGTCGATGGTGATCCCCGGTTCGGGGGCGGTGGAGCCCAGCATGTCGAGTACGGAGGTGTGTCCGTCGGCCCGGTCGCAGACGAATATCTCCTCTATGCCGCCGACGAGTTCGGCGGCGCGGCGGGCGGTTTCGAGGAGCGGGGAGACGGTGACGATCCAGCGGGCGGAGGAGTCACGGAGCTGTTTGGCGAACTCCTCCGCCGTGGCGAGGGGGTGCACGGTGGTGACGGTGGCGCCCGCCCGGGTGGCTCCGAAGAACACGGTCGGGTAGGCGAGGGTGTTGGGGCTGTGCAGGGCGACGACGTCGCCCTTGCGGACCCCGGTGGCGGCGAGCGCCGCCGCGATCCGGCGGTGGAACGTGTCGAGTTGCCGGTAGGTGAGCGTGGTGGTGTCGTCGGTGCCGTCGATCAGGGCGACCGTGTCGCCGTAGGTGCCGGCGGCCTGCCCGAGGACCGCGTCATGGATGGGGAGGTCGAGCGGCTGGACGTCTGCGTACTCGCTGCGGAACACGTTCACCATGGCGGGTCCCTTCGAACGGCGGCTGGAGGGACAGAGTCCCCTGTGTCAGTACGACTTGGGGAGACCCAGGGACTGGTGGGAAACGTAGTTCAGGATCATTTCCCGGCTGACGGGTGCGATCCGGGCGACGCGGGCTGCGGTGATCAGGGAGGCGATCCCGTATTCGCGGGTGAGGCCGTTGCCGCCGAGGGTGTGCACCGCCTGGTCGACGGCTTTCACGCAGGCCTCGGCGGCGGCGTACTTCGCCATGTTGGCGGCTTCGCCCGCGCCGATGTCGTCGCCCTCGTCGTAGAGCCTGGCCGCCTTCTGCATCATCAGGCGGGCCAGTTCGAGTTCGATGTGCGCCTGGGCGAGAGGGTGGGCGATGGCCTGGTGGGAGCCGATGGGCTCCTTCCACACCTGCCGGGTCCGCGCGTACTCGACGGCGCGGCCGAGGGCGTACCGGCCCATGCCGAGTGCGAAGGCGGCCGTCATGATGCGTTCGGGGTTGAGCCCGGCGAAGAGCTGGAGGAGGCCTGCGTCCTCGTCTCCCACAAGTCCGTCGGCGGGCAGCCGCACGTCGTCCAGGACCAGCTCGAACTGCTTCTCAGGTGCCTGGAGTTCCATGTCGATCTGCGAGCGCCGGAATCCTGGGGCGTCGCGCGGGACGATGAAGAGGCAGGGCTTGAGCCTGCCGGTCCTGGCGTCCTCGGTGCGCCCCACGATGAGGGTGGCGTCGGCGATGTCGACGCCGGAGACGAACACTTTCCGCCCGGTGAGCAGCCAGTCCCCGCCGTCGCGGCGGGCGGTGGTGGTGATGCGGTGGGAGTTGGAGCCGGCGTCGGGTTCGGTGATGCCGAAGGCCATGGTGAGGGTGCCGTCGGCGAGGCCGGGAAGCCACTGGTGTTTCTGGGTGTCGGTGCCGAAGCGGGCGATGACGGTGCCGCAGATCGCCGGGGAGACGATCATCATGAGGAGGGGTGATCCCGCCGCTCCCAGTTCTTCCAGGACTATGGAGAGTTCGGCCATGCCGCCGCCTCCGCCGCCGTACTCCTCGGGGAGGTTGACCCCCAGGTAGCCGAGCTTGGCGGCTTCGGTCCACAGTTCGCGGGGGTGGGCGCCGTCCCGGACGAGGGAGGTCATGTAGTCGCGCCCGTACCGCTTTCCGAGTGCGGCGACGGCGGCGCGCAGGGCTTGCTGCTCTTCGGTTTCGAGGGCGGTGCTCATGGGGTCGGTTCCTCCTGTGCGTCTTGTACGACTGCGAGCAGGGCGCCGACCTCCACCTGGAGGCCGGGTGCGGCGTGGAGCGCGGTGAGGGTGCCGGTGGCGGGCGCGAGGATGCGGTGTTCCATCTTCATCGCCTCGAGCCAGATGAGGGGCTGCCCGGCCCGGACGGCGGCACCGGGTGCGAGGCCGTCGGCGAGCCGGACGACGGTGCCGGGCATGGGGGCGAGCAGGGAGCCGGGTTCGGTGCGTTCGGTGGGGTCGGTGAAGCGGGGGAGGGCGGTGAAGGTGTACGAGCCGGTGGCGCCGTCCACGTGGACCCGGTCGTGGTGGGTGGTGAGGCGGAAGCGGTGGGTGACGCCGTCGTCGGTTTCGACGGTGACGTGGCCGGCGGTGGCGGTGAGGATCCGGGCACCGGGGGCGTCGATCGCACCGCTGCGGGTGGTGCGGTAGGTGATCTCGTGTTCGGCACCGTCGGGTTCGCTGCGGTAGCGCCTGGCCTGCGGCTGGGAAGGGAGGTTGCGCCAGCCGCCGAAGCGGGACGTGCCGATGGCATCCGGGTGCCGGGCGGTGTGGGCGGCGGCTGCGGCGAGGGCTGCGAGGTGCCGGTCCGCGTTGTCGTCCGGGGCGCGGGTGAGGGCGTCCAGGTGGCGGTCGTAGAAGCCGGTGTCGGGGCGGGCTCCGGTGAAGTCGGGGTGGCGCAGGGACCGTACGAGCAGCTCGCGGTTGGTGACCGGGCCGTGGATGCGGGCGCGTTCCAGGGCGCGGGCGAGGAGCCGTACCGCCTGGGCGCGGGTGGGTGCGTGGGCGATGACCTTGGCGAGCATCGGGTCGTAGTGCATGCCGATGGAGTCGCCGCCGGTGTATCCGGTGTCGAGGCGCAGGCCGGGTTCGTCCGGTACGTCCAGCGTGAGCAGTGCTCCAGTCTGTGGCTGCCAGTCGCGGGCCGGGTCCTCCGCGTAGAGCCGGGCCTCGACGGCGTGCCCGTGCGGGTCGGGCGGCGTGGTGGGGAGGGGTTCGCCTTCGGCGACGGACAGTTGCAGGGCGACGAGGTCGAGCCCGAAGACGGCTTCGGTGACGGGGTGTTCGACCTGGAGCCGGGTGTTCATCTCGAGGAAGTACGGGCGCCCGTCGGCGGTGACGAGGAACTCGACGGTGCCCGCGCCCCGGTAGCCGACGGCGCGGGCCGCTGCGGTCGCCGCGTCGTGCAGCCGGGTGCGCAGCCCGTCGTCGAGGCCGGGTGCGGGGGCCTCCTCGATGACCTTCTGGTGGCGGCGCTGGAGCGAGCAGTCACGGGTGCCGAGCGCCCACACGGTGCCGTGTGCGTCGGCCATGATCTGGACCTCGACATGCCGGCCGCGTTCGACGTAGGGCTCGGCGAAGACTTCGCCGTCGCCGAAGGCGCTCGCGGCCTCGGCCGTGGCGGCCGCCATCTCGTCGGACAGCGCGCCCAGTTCACGCACGACCCGCATGCCGCGCCCGCCGCCGCCCGCCGCCGCCTTCAGCAGCAGCGGCAGGTCGTCCGCGGTCGCCTGCGCCGGGTCGACGGGTGCGAGCAGCGGCACCCCGGCGGCGGCCATCAGTTCCTTGGCCCGGGTCTTGGACGCCATCATCTCGATGGCCTTGACCGGCGGGCCGACCCAGACGAGCCCGGCGTCCTGCACGGCCCGGGCGAAACCGGCGTTCTCGGAGAGGAAGCCGTAGCCGGGGTGCACGGCGTCGGCGCCCGCTGTGCGCGCGGCGCGTACGACGAGATCGCCGCGCAGATAGGTGTCGGCGGGCGCGGCCCCCGGCAGCCGCACGGCGGTGTCGGCCTCCCTGACGTGCAGTGCGTCGGCGTCCGCGTCCGAGTACACGGCGACGGTGGCGATGCCCAGTGCACGGCAGGTGCGGAAGATCCGGCAGGCGATCTCGCCCCGATTGGCGACGAGCAGGGTGCTGATCATGTTCGTCCTCACATCCGGAAGATGCCGAAGCCGCCGCGGGCGCCTTCGACCGGGGCGGTGTGGATCGCGGACAGGCAGATCCCGAGGACGGTCCTGGTGTCGCGCGGGTCGATGACCCCGTCGTCGTACAGCCGCCCGGAGAGGAACATCGGCAGCGACTCGGACTCGATCTGCTGCTCCACCATGGCGCGCAGCCCGGCGTCGGCCTCGTCGTCGTAGGGCCGTCCCTTCGCTGCGGCGGAGGCCCGGGCGACGATGGACAGCACGCCCGCGAGCTGCTGCGGGCCCATCACGGCGGACTTGCTGCCGGGCCAGGCGAAGAGGAAGCGGGGGTCGTAGGCGCGGCCGCACATGCCGTAGTGCCCGGCCCCGTACGAGGCACCCATCAGCACGGACAGGTGCGGGACCCTGGAGTTGGACACCGCGTTGATCATCATCGCGCCGTGTTTGATGATGCCGCCCTGCTCGTACTCCTTGCCGACCATGTAGCCGGTGGTGTTGTGCAGGAAGAGGAGGGGGATGTCGCGCTGGTTGGCGAGCTGGATGAACTGGGCGGCCTTCTGCGACTCCTCGCTGAACAGCACCCCTTGCGCGTTGGCGAGGATGCCGACGGGGTAGCCGTGCAGCCGGGCCCAGCCGGTGACCAGGCTCGTCCCGTACAGCGGTTTGAACGCGTCGAAGTCGGAGCCGTCGACGAGCCGGGCGATCACCTCGCGCGGATCGAAAGGGATCTTGAGATCTCCGGGCACGATCCCGAGCAGCTCGTCCTCGTCGTACTTCGGCGGCTCGGCGGGTCCCGGATCGGCGTGGGCCTTGCGCCAGTTGAGCCGGGCGACGATCCGCCGCGCCTGGCGCAGCGCGTCGTGCTCGTCGACGGCGAAGTGATCGGCGAGTCCGGAGGTGCGGGCGTGCATGTCGGCGCCGCCGAGGGACTCGTCGTCGCTCTCCTCGCCGGTCGCCATCTTCACCAGCGGCGGTCCGCCGAGAAAGACCTTCGACCGCTCCTTGATCATGACGGTGTGGTCGGACATGCCGGGGACGTACGCCCCGCCGGCCGTGGAGTTCCCGAAGACGACCGCGACGGTGGGGATGCCGGCGGCGGAGAGCCGGGTGAGGTCCCGGAACAGGGCGCCGCCGGGGATGAAGATCTCCTTCTGGGACGGCAGATCGGCCCCGCCGGACTCGACGAGGCTGATGCAGGGCAGCCGGTTGGCGAAGGCGATCTCGTTGGCGCGCAGGGCCTTCTTCAGGGTCCAGGGGTTGGAGGCGCCGCCGCGTACGGTCGGGTCGTTGGCGGTGATCAGGCACTCGACGCCCTCGACGACCCCGATGCCCGTGACGAGCGAGGCGCCCACGGCGTACTCGCTCCCCCAGGCGGCGAGCGGCGACAGCTCCAGGAACGGTGTGTCGGCATCGACCAGCAGCTCGATCCGCTCCCGGGCGAGGAGTTTGCCGCGCCCGCGGTGCCGCTCGACGTACTTCTCGCCGCCGCCCGCGAGGGCCTTGCCGTGCTCGGTGTCGAGCTCGTCGAGCCGGTCGAGCATGGTGGCGCGGTTCGCGGCGTATTCGGGACTCGTCGTGTCGAGCCCGGTGGCCAGGACGGTCATGCGTGCGCCTCCGGTGCGTCGGTGTTCTCGAGCAGGGTCACGGGGATGGGTACGTGCCTGGACCGCAGCCACTCCCCCACCGCCTTGGCCTGCGGATCGAAGCGGGCCTGTGCGGCGACGCCCTCGCCGAGGAGACCGTGGACGACGAAGTTCAGCGCGCGAAGGTTCGGCAGGACGTGCCGCACGACGGTCAACTCGGCGGTTTCGGGGAGCAGTTCCCGGAATCGATCGACGGTCAGTTCGTGCGCCAGCCAGCGCCAGGCGTCGTCGGTGCGGACCCAGATGCCGATGTTGGCGTCACCGCCCTTGTCGCCACTCCGGGCGCCGGCGACACGGCCGAGGGGGGTGAGCTGAGTCAGTCCGGCAGGCAGGGGTTCGGGGAGAGCGGGCTCGTCCACTTCCTCGAGCGCCCTTGTCCGTACGGGTGGTGCCACCCGCTCCCTTCGCCCGTCCGGCCCCACGGCGACGTGCTCGACGTCCTCCGCCGGTACGTACCTCGCCTCGAAGACTCCGTAGGGCGCGCCCTTGCCGGGCGGGGCGGTGACATGAAAGCCCGGGTAGCTGCCGAGGGCCAGCTCGATCGCGGCCCCGGAGACCGACCTTCCGACGGACTCCGGGTCCTGGTCGCGGACGACGAGCCGGAGCAGGGCGGCGGCGGTCTCCTCGGTGTCGGCGTCGGCCCTGTCGGTACGGGCCAGTTCCCACCGCACCTCGTCGGGAGGCCCGGTACGGGACCCGGTGAGCGCCTGCGCGAACTGGTCCTGCACCAGCTGCGCCTTGGCCTCGATGTCGAGCCCGGTGAGCACGAAGACGACCTCGTTGCGCCAGCCGCCGAGCCGGGTGAGCCCCGCCTTGAGGGTGGGCGGCGGGGCCTCGCCGCGCACCCCGGAGATCCGGACCCGGTCGGGCCCTTCCTGGGTCAGGCGTACGGTGTCGAGCCGGGCGGTCACGTCCGGCCCGGCGTACCGGGCGCCGCCGGTCTCGTAGAGGAGCTGGGCGGTGACGGTCCCGACGTCGACGAAGCCGCCCGTGCCGTCGTGCTTGGTGATGACGGACGACCCGTCGGCGTGGATCTCGGCGAGCGGGAAGCCGGGCCGGCGGATGTCGTGGCCGCGGAAGAAGGAGTAGTTCCCGCCGGTGGCCTGGGTGCCGCACTCCAGGACGTGCCCGGCGACGACGGCCCCGGCGAGGGCGTCGTGGTCGTCCGGACCCCAGCCGAAGTGGGCGGCGGCGGGGCCGGTGACGAGGGCGGCGTCGGTGACCCGGCCGGTGACGACGACATCGGCCCCGGCGCGCAGGCATGCGGCGATGCCGTGGCCGCCGAGGTAGGCGTTGGCGGTGAGGAACCCGTCGGGCACGGGCAGGCTGTCGCCCTCGACATGCGCGACCCGGACCGGAACGCCCACCTTGCGCGCCAGTTCGTTGACGGCCCCGGCGAGTGCGGCCGGGTTGAGCCCCCCGGCATTGGCGACGATCTTCACACCGCGCTCGTGGGCGAGCCCGAGGCCTTCCTCGAGCTGCTGCAGGAAGGTGGTGGCGTAGCCGCGGGCGGGGTCCTTGAGCCGGCTGCGCCCGAGGATGAGCATGGTCAGCTCGGCGAGGTAGTCGCCGGTGAGGACGTCGAGGGGGCCGTCGGTGAGCATCTCGCGTACGGCGTCGAAGCGGTCACCGTAGAACCCGGAGGCGTTCCCGATCCGCAGCGGTGCGGCGGTCATCGGGCGCCGCCCCGCGCACCACCGCCGGGGGCATCACCCGCGGGTGCGCGACCGGGTCCGGGCGGACCGGCGAAGGCCTGGGCGATGTCGAGCCACTGGCCGGCGTCGGCCCCGAGGGCGCGGACGGCGAGGTCGTCACGGTGGGCGCGCCGGGTGACGAGGAGGCAGAAGTCGTACAGCGGTCCGGTGACACGCTGCGCCGCTTCCTCGGGCCCGAATGCGATCACCTCGCCGCCGGGGGCTTCGAGTTCGACGCGGAACTCGTCGTCGGGTGCCTTGATCCCCCGTACGAGGAAGGCGTAGTCACGGGTCCGCACCCCGATCCGGGCGATGTGGCGCAGCCGGGCGGTCGGGGCGCGTACGGCGCCGAGGGCGTCGGCGACGTCCTGCCCGTGCGCCCAGGTCTCCATCAGCCGCGCGGTCGCCATGGACGCGACGCTCATGGGCGGCCCGTACCAGGGGATGCGGGTGCCGGGCGGGGCGGCACGCAGGGCTCGTCGGAGCCGGTCGCGCCCGTCGCGCCAGCGTGCGAGCAGCACGGCCGGCTCCTCGGCCGCGAGTTCCTCGGCGGCCTGGTCGACGAAGCTGTCGGGTGCCGCCTGCGCCTTGGCGACCTCCGCGGCGAAGGCGTCCGGGTCGGTGACGGCGAGCAGGGCGACCTCGTCGGTCCAGGTCAGATGGGCGATCTGGTGGGCGACCGTCCAGCGCTCGGCGGGGGTCGGCCCGGCCCATTGCCCGGCACTCAACTCCGCTACCAGCAGGTCGAGTTCGTCGCTCTCGCTACGCAGATCGTCGAGCACGGCTGCGGCATCGGACACGGTGCGCTCCCCTCGGGGCGTGGCGGTGTGCCCAGGAGCATGTCAGCGGACCAGGAAACAAGCAAGCATGCTTGCATTGTTTGAGGCCTCCGACTCCACGGCCGGGCCGGGACCGGCTGCTAGCCTCCGCCGATGACTGACGAACCTCGCACCGCGGGTGTGCGTTTCGACGACAACAGGCTTGTCCTGCAGCAGCATCGGGATGATTCCGGCATCTACTACTCCTTCCCGGGCGTCGGCCTGAGTTCCGCCCCGGGCTCCTTCCGCACCGACGGCCGGACCGCCGAGGGCACATCGGCCGCGCTCTCCCTGACCGAGGCGCTGCACGCCCGGATCCGCCCGGTCGGCACGGCGGAGAACGTCCTGCGCGCGTGGTCGCAAGGAGCTCCCCCGCAGGACACGGCCGCCCTGGACGACCCGACGACAGCCGAACCGACCCGGGTCCGCGGCGGCGCGATCGTCATCCGCGACCGCCGGATGCTACTGATCCACTTCCCCGGGGACGACGGCTGCCATTACGAGATCCCTGGCGGCGGCGTCGAAGCCGGCGAGACACCCGAGGTGGCGGCGGTCCGCGAACTCCGGGAGGAGACCGGCCTGCACGGAACGGTCGTACGCGAGGTGGCCCGGATCTGGCGGGGCGGCACCCGGGGCCACTACTTCACGATGGAGGCGGACGGCGAGGTGGGCGCACCGGAGACCCTGGACAACTACGGGGGCGCCCCGGCCTGGGTACCGGTCTCCGAACTGCCCACCACCCCGCTCTGGCCCCGCCGCCTGTCCTGGCGGATCGCCCACTGGCACACCGCCGGCTGGCCGACGTCTCCGGCGGAACTGGCGGATTCGGTCTGGGACCTGGACGCGGCCTGCGGGTGGTGACGGCAGACCCTAGGAGTCCGCCTTCGTGCGGCGGCCGGCGCCCACCTGGCTGCGGACCGCGCCCATGCTCGCCCCGATGACCAGCGCGATCGCCAGCGCGTCGGTGGCGGTCAGGGCCTGGTCGAGGATGAGGAATCCGGCCGTCGCCGCGATGGCCGGTTCCAAGCTCATCAGTACGGCGAACGTGTGCGCGGGCAGCCGGCGCAGCGCCATCAGTTCCAGGGTGTACGGGAGCACCGAGCTCATCAGCGCCACCGCCGCGCCCATCGCCAGTGTC from Streptomyces sp. NBC_01707 includes the following:
- a CDS encoding 4-coumarate--CoA ligase family protein, whose protein sequence is MVNVFRSEYADVQPLDLPIHDAVLGQAAGTYGDTVALIDGTDDTTTLTYRQLDTFHRRIAAALAATGVRKGDVVALHSPNTLAYPTVFFGATRAGATVTTVHPLATAEEFAKQLRDSSARWIVTVSPLLETARRAAELVGGIEEIFVCDRADGHTSVLDMLGSTAPEPGITIDPAEDIAALPYSSGTTGTPKGVMLTHRSMATNLEQLRPFIPMRPGHRILAVLPFFHIYGLTALMNAPLRLGATVVVLPRFDLAQFLTAIEKHRISGLYVAPPIVLALAKHPAVAQYDLSSLEYIVSAAAPLDAGLAAACSRRLGLPPVRQAYGMTELSPGTHVVPLAAENPPPGAVGKLLPGTEMRIVSLDDPDRDAGIDTDGEILIRGPQVMKGYLGRPEATADMIDADGWVHTGDIGRVDADGWLHVVDRVKELIKYKGYQVAPAELEALLLGHPSIADAAVIGVYDTDGNEVPKAYLVRQAGVAPDDLTADDVMAYVAERVSPYKKIRRVEFIGAVPRATSGKILRRELRDRESTDEAVIEKATEA
- a CDS encoding TetR/AcrR family transcriptional regulator, translated to MGVVTPPTDRTPKQDRSRATRRRLLEAAVACLAEHGWAGSTVSVVAERAGVSRGAAQHHFPTREDLFTAAVEYVAEERSAALRTLPVQGRAAVVAALVDLYTGPLFRAALQLWVAASNEASLHPRVSELEARVGRETHRIAVELLKADESRPGTRETVQGLLDMARGLGLANVLTDDTARRQRVVAQWAALLDDALN
- a CDS encoding biotin carboxylase N-terminal domain-containing protein produces the protein MISTLLVANRGEIACRIFRTCRALGIATVAVYSDADADALHVREADTAVRLPGAAPADTYLRGDLVVRAARTAGADAVHPGYGFLSENAGFARAVQDAGLVWVGPPVKAIEMMASKTRAKELMAAAGVPLLAPVDPAQATADDLPLLLKAAAGGGGRGMRVVRELGALSDEMAAATAEAASAFGDGEVFAEPYVERGRHVEVQIMADAHGTVWALGTRDCSLQRRHQKVIEEAPAPGLDDGLRTRLHDAATAAARAVGYRGAGTVEFLVTADGRPYFLEMNTRLQVEHPVTEAVFGLDLVALQLSVAEGEPLPTTPPDPHGHAVEARLYAEDPARDWQPQTGALLTLDVPDEPGLRLDTGYTGGDSIGMHYDPMLAKVIAHAPTRAQAVRLLARALERARIHGPVTNRELLVRSLRHPDFTGARPDTGFYDRHLDALTRAPDDNADRHLAALAAAAAHTARHPDAIGTSRFGGWRNLPSQPQARRYRSEPDGAEHEITYRTTRSGAIDAPGARILTATAGHVTVETDDGVTHRFRLTTHHDRVHVDGATGSYTFTALPRFTDPTERTEPGSLLAPMPGTVVRLADGLAPGAAVRAGQPLIWLEAMKMEHRILAPATGTLTALHAAPGLQVEVGALLAVVQDAQEEPTP
- a CDS encoding enoyl-CoA hydratase family protein, producing MKLVRTGRERGIATVRMDSQTNRNALSARLVAELRETLARYGEDDTVRAVVLTHTGNTFCAGADLGAPPDPEAFVALMREIVTLPKPVVARVDGHVRAGGLGLLAACDISAAGPASTFALTESRLGLAPAVISLPLLPRTDPRAAARYYLTGERFDAAEAARISLITLAADDVDKALTPVLDGLRRASPQGLAASKELVTATVRESFDQYAEDLIARSAALFASAEAREGMTAFLERRDPAWVL
- a CDS encoding citrate synthase 2, which codes for MSDFVPGLEGVIAFETEIAEPDKEGGSLRYRGVDIEDLVGHVSFGNVWGLLVDGAFNPGLPPAEPFPIPVHSGDIRVDVQSALAMLAPVWGLKPLLDIDEETARNDLARAAVMALSYVAQSARGQGLPMVPQSEIDKAQSVVERFMIRWRGEPDPKHVKAVDAYWTSAAEHGMNASTFTARVIASTGADVAAALSGAVGAMSGPLHGGAPSRVLGMIEEIERTGDATAYVKKALDKGERLMGFGHRVYRAEDPRARVLRRTAKELGAPRFEVAEALEKAALEELHARRPDRVLATNVEFWAAIMLDFAEVPAHMFTSMFTCARTAGWSAHILEQKRTGRLVRPSARYVGPGPRNPREIEGYGDITG
- a CDS encoding acyl-CoA dehydrogenase family protein, with protein sequence MSTALETEEQQALRAAVAALGKRYGRDYMTSLVRDGAHPRELWTEAAKLGYLGVNLPEEYGGGGGGMAELSIVLEELGAAGSPLLMMIVSPAICGTVIARFGTDTQKHQWLPGLADGTLTMAFGITEPDAGSNSHRITTTARRDGGDWLLTGRKVFVSGVDIADATLIVGRTEDARTGRLKPCLFIVPRDAPGFRRSQIDMELQAPEKQFELVLDDVRLPADGLVGDEDAGLLQLFAGLNPERIMTAAFALGMGRYALGRAVEYARTRQVWKEPIGSHQAIAHPLAQAHIELELARLMMQKAARLYDEGDDIGAGEAANMAKYAAAEACVKAVDQAVHTLGGNGLTREYGIASLITAARVARIAPVSREMILNYVSHQSLGLPKSY